From the Rhinolophus sinicus isolate RSC01 linkage group LG02, ASM3656204v1, whole genome shotgun sequence genome, one window contains:
- the PTGES3 gene encoding prostaglandin E synthase 3 produces the protein MQPASAKWYDRRDYVFIEFCVEDSKDVNVNFEKSKLTFSCLGGSDNFKHLNEIDLFHCIDPNDSKHKRTDRSILCCLRKGESGQSWPRLTKERAKLNWLSVDFNNWKDWEDDSDEDMSNFDRFSEMMNNMGGDEDVDLPEVDGADDDSQDSDDEKMPDLE, from the exons AT GCAGCCTGCTTCTGCAAAGTGGTACGATCGAAGGGACTATGTCTTCATTGAATTTTGTGTTGAAGACAGtaaagatgtaaatgtaaattttgaaaaatccaaACTTACATTCAg tTGTCTTGGAGGAAGtgataattttaaacatttaaatgaaattgatCTTTTTCACTGTATTGATCCAAAT gattcCAAGCATAAAAGAACGGATAGATCAATTTTATGTTGTTTACGAAAAGGAGAATCTGGCCAGTCATGGCCAAGGTTAACAAAAGAAAGGGCAAAG CTTAATTGGCTTAGTGTGGACTTCAATAATTGGAAAGACTGGGAAGATGATTCAGATGAGGACATGTCCAATTTTGATCGTTTTTCTGAG ATGATGAACAACATGGGTGGTGATGAGGATGTAGATTTACCAGAAGTAGATGGAGCAGATGAT GATTCACAAGACAGTGATGATGAAA aAATGCCAGACCTGGAGTAA